DNA sequence from the Catenulispora sp. GP43 genome:
AGCCCGGCGAGCCCGGCGAGCCCGGCGAGCCCGCTTACTCGGGCTGGCGAATTCTGTTCCCCTCCCCAACCCGTGCCGCCGTGGGCGTCCTCGGCCCCATCGTCCTCACCACCGCCTACTTCACCCTCCCCTTCGAGGTGCTCGGCCCGGACCACCCGGTCCTGGCCTGGGTGATCCTCGTCGGCATCCTCACCCTGTTGGCAGTCGGCATGGTCGTGACCACCAGCCGGACCCTGGCCGGCCAGTCCGGCCGCTTGCGCCATCCGGGAGTGGCCATCCTGATCATGTCCTGGGCCGCCACCCTGGTCTTCGCCGCGAGCTACTGGGCCATGGCCACCCGCCACGGGGAGTTCGTCGGGCTCCAGACCCGCCTGGACGCGCTCTACTTCACCGGCGTCACCATGGCGACCGTCGGGTACGGTGACATCCACCCGAGCGGGCAGCTGGGGCGCGCGGTGGTGCTCGTGCAGCTCGTCTACACCTTCACGTTCCTGGTCGGCGGGATCACCGCCATCAGGACGCGGACCCGGTCCCGCATGATGGATCGGATGAGCGGGGGTAAGTAGGCCCGATGCTCAACTGGCTCAGTAATCTGCCTCCGGCCCTGATCTACGTCGTCGTGGGCCTGCTGGTGTTCGTCGAGGACGCGCTGTTCGTCGGCTTCGTGGTGCCGGGGGAGACGGCGGCGGTGATCGGCGGGGTGCTGGCAAACCGGGGGACGGTGAACATCTGGGCGCTCGCCGCGGTGGTGGTGTGTGCGGCGATCGCCGGGGACAGCGTCGGGTTCGAGGTGGGGCGGCACTTCGGGGAGCGGCTGCTGGGGACCCGCCCGCTGCGCCGGCACCAGGTCCGGCTGGACAAGGCCCGGGCCCTGATCCGGCGCCGCGGGGCCGAGGCGGTGTTCCTCGGCCGGTTCGTCTCCTTCTTCCGGGCCCTGATGCCGCCGCTGGCCGCGATGTCGCATCTCCCGTACCGGAGGTTCCTGTTCTTCAACGCTCTCGGCGGGTTGGTGTGGGGTGTCGGATTCACTCTGTTGGGTTACTTCGCCGGCGCCGCCTACTCGCGGGTCGAGCACCTCGTGGGCGGGATCCTGGCCGGGGTCGTCGCGACGATCGTGATCATCGGGCTGGTCATGTGGACCGTCCGACGCCACCGGGCCGAGCGGGCCGAGGAGGATGAAGGGGACGAAGAGGGCGGAGAGGACGAATCCGAGGGCGGCGTCAGTCGCTGACCAGATCCCCGTCCCGCGCCACGACCGTCCCGCCGCGCACCACCAGCTCGCGCGTCGGCACCGGACGAGCTCTACGCCGCCATCCGGGGCGCCGCCGCGGGCCGCACCGCGCTGTCCCCGCCGGTCGCCAGCCGCATGCTGGACCGGATGCGCTCGCCCAAGCCCGCGCTCACCGACCGGGAGAAGGACATCCTCGCGCAGCTGGCGCAGGGGCTCGGGAACCGCGACATCGCGAAGCAGCTGTTCATCAGCGAGAGGGTGAGGCTTCAGTCCGCCAGCGCGAGCAGAAGCCGGGCACGCTCCGAAACCGCCGCGATCCGCGTGGGATCGTCGCCGGCGGACAGCAGCTGCGCCAGGACACGATGCGCCAGACACGCGCGGAACGTCCCCTCGTCGGACGCGGCGACGGCGGCGCGTGCCAGGTTTTCGACGGCGGCGCTCGGGGCGCCGCCGATCACCGAGGCCAGCAGGGCCGTCAGGTCGATGCCGGCGGCCATGCGGCGCAGGCGGCCCAGCACACCCGCCGGGCCGCGCGCTGGACTCGGCGTGGCACCAAACTTCTGCACGGCAAGGCGCTCGCGGCCACCGTCGCCACCGTCACGGTCGCCGCGGCCGGGACCGGGGTCGTGGTGGCGACGGCGGGCAGTGGCGGTCCGAGGGCCGCGGTCGCGCAGGCGGAGGAGTCGGCGTTGCACGCGTTCGGGCGCGGTGACTACGCGGCCATGTGCGACGAGATGAGTGCGGCGATGCTCACGATGTACTCCGGGCCGCAGGGGTGTCTGAAGATCATGGCGGGTGCCAACGGGTTCGTGTCCACGGTCGGTGCCTCGCTCGCCGATCAGCGCAGGGCCGCCAGTGCCGCCACCGTGGACGCTTCGCAGGTCACTGTCACTGGCGACACCGCGGTGGTGCCAGCCTCAACTGGGTGAAGGAGGACGGCCGTTGGAAGATCGGGATGCCGAAGAACCTGCCCAGTGTTCTGCCGACGGTTTTCCCGACCAACTTCCCCACCGACCTGCCGACCAACTTCCCCACCGGCTGACCGACATCACCAATTGGTAACGACCGCAACGCCCCCGCTCGGGGACCCCGTTCTACACCGTATGAGCCGTGTCCCCAAAGCAACCGGCAGCGGGCTGCCGGGTCTGGTCGGCAAGCGTGCGGTCGCCCAACGCATGCTCCTGCTGGCCGCCCTGGCGGTGCTCCTGCCCGCGCTCGTCCTGGTCACGCTCATCCGCATGCACGGCACCACCGCCGAGCGCGACGGCGTCCGCAAGGCGCTGAGCACGCTGCCCGACAGCGAGCGCACGGTCACAGCGCTCTACAACATCGGCTCGCGCTTCCCCGCCGACCCGACCACGCGTGTGGCCTTCCTGGCCGGCATCGAGCAGCAGATCCACGCCGCCTTCACCGGTGTGGACGTCGACGTCGTCCACGAGACCGCGACCGCGCCGTACGGTGTCACCGGCACGGGCGGCACCGGTGCAGGCACCGGCACCGGTGCCGGCACCGGCACCGGCACCGCAAATCAGGCCACGTACTCGATCTACTTCCTAGGCACCAGCGCGGCCACGAAAAACGCCCGCCTCGTCTCCGGCACCTGGCCCGCCCCGGCCCCCGCCGGCGCGCAGGCCGGCACCGCCACCGCCTCGGGCACCGAGTTCGAAGCCGCGGTTCCGCAGGTCGCCGCCCTGGCCAAGCACTGGAAGGTCGGCGACGAGGTCGACACCCGGGCGCGCATGGACGGCGTCGAGCAGCGCTTCAAAATCGTCGGCGTCTACACGCCGGTCGACACCTCCAGCGACTTCTGGCAGGCCGAGGCCTACAAGGGCGCCGGCAAGGGCCAGGAGGACCTGCCCACCTT
Encoded proteins:
- a CDS encoding potassium channel family protein — translated: MSEQGEPAGPAGPEERDGGGSGGAGRGDAGRSVGAASDGPGAGAGGGAASGKSGGAGGPGGPGGPGGPGEPGEPGEPGEPAYSGWRILFPSPTRAAVGVLGPIVLTTAYFTLPFEVLGPDHPVLAWVILVGILTLLAVGMVVTTSRTLAGQSGRLRHPGVAILIMSWAATLVFAASYWAMATRHGEFVGLQTRLDALYFTGVTMATVGYGDIHPSGQLGRAVVLVQLVYTFTFLVGGITAIRTRTRSRMMDRMSGGK
- a CDS encoding DedA family protein, which codes for MLNWLSNLPPALIYVVVGLLVFVEDALFVGFVVPGETAAVIGGVLANRGTVNIWALAAVVVCAAIAGDSVGFEVGRHFGERLLGTRPLRRHQVRLDKARALIRRRGAEAVFLGRFVSFFRALMPPLAAMSHLPYRRFLFFNALGGLVWGVGFTLLGYFAGAAYSRVEHLVGGILAGVVATIVIIGLVMWTVRRHRAERAEEDEGDEEGGEDESEGGVSR